The Mycolicibacterium smegmatis genome has a window encoding:
- the ftsY gene encoding signal recognition particle-docking protein FtsY: MTEGALIGLWVAIAVVAVLLVVAIVVGLVRYRRRKIKLSAPEPKKTIDRSGGYTASSGITFSQGGTAPPAERIDTTGLPAVGDDATIPRDAPKRPIADVQLPEPAVEPEAPPARDSVAAPPEAPAPPEPAAEPAPEPAPEPAPEPAPETTAEPVTEPEPVVEAAPEVTPPVTETAPVEAPPAAPEATPSAIEEIAPAEGRLGRLRGRLAKSQNALGRSMLGLLGGGDLDEESWEEVEDTLLIADLGPVVTESVIGALRTEMAAKNVRTEADARAVLREVLMAELRPELDRSIRALPHADKPSVLLVVGVNGTGKTTTVGKLARVLVADGRRVVLGAADTFRAAAADQLQTWGSRVGAEVVRGPEGADPASVAFDAVDHGISAGADVVVVDTAGRLHTKTGLMDELGKVKRVVEKRAAVDEVLLVLDATIGQNSLPQAKVFAEVVDITGVVLTKLDGTAKGGIVFRVQQELGVPVKLVGLGEGPDDLAPFEPGAFVDALLG, from the coding sequence GTGACAGAAGGTGCCTTGATAGGTCTGTGGGTCGCGATCGCGGTCGTTGCCGTACTGCTCGTCGTTGCGATCGTCGTCGGTTTGGTCCGGTATCGGCGTCGCAAGATCAAGCTCTCGGCTCCCGAGCCCAAGAAGACGATCGACCGCTCGGGCGGCTATACGGCGTCCTCGGGCATCACCTTCAGCCAGGGCGGCACGGCGCCGCCGGCCGAGCGGATCGACACCACGGGTCTGCCCGCGGTGGGCGACGACGCCACGATCCCGCGCGATGCGCCCAAGCGGCCCATCGCCGACGTCCAGCTGCCCGAACCGGCCGTCGAGCCCGAGGCCCCGCCTGCGCGGGATTCCGTCGCCGCGCCTCCCGAGGCTCCCGCGCCGCCTGAGCCTGCTGCCGAGCCCGCCCCGGAGCCGGCACCCGAGCCGGCACCCGAGCCCGCCCCGGAGACCACGGCCGAGCCCGTCACCGAACCCGAACCGGTCGTCGAAGCTGCCCCCGAGGTGACACCACCGGTCACCGAGACCGCGCCGGTCGAGGCGCCGCCTGCGGCTCCCGAGGCGACACCGTCGGCGATCGAGGAGATCGCGCCCGCAGAGGGCCGTCTGGGCCGGCTGCGCGGCAGGCTCGCCAAGTCGCAGAACGCGCTGGGCCGCAGCATGCTCGGCCTGCTCGGCGGCGGCGACCTCGACGAGGAGTCCTGGGAGGAGGTCGAGGACACCCTGCTGATCGCCGACCTCGGACCCGTGGTGACCGAATCGGTCATCGGGGCCCTGCGCACCGAGATGGCGGCCAAGAACGTGCGCACCGAGGCCGACGCGCGCGCCGTGCTGCGCGAGGTCCTGATGGCCGAGCTGAGGCCCGAACTCGACCGCTCGATCCGCGCGCTGCCGCACGCCGACAAGCCGTCGGTGCTGCTGGTCGTCGGCGTCAACGGCACCGGCAAGACCACCACGGTCGGCAAGCTCGCACGCGTGCTGGTGGCCGACGGACGGCGCGTCGTGCTCGGCGCCGCCGACACGTTCCGCGCCGCGGCCGCCGACCAGTTGCAGACGTGGGGCTCGCGCGTGGGCGCCGAGGTGGTCCGCGGACCCGAGGGCGCCGACCCGGCGTCGGTCGCGTTCGACGCGGTCGACCACGGCATCTCCGCGGGCGCCGACGTGGTCGTCGTCGACACCGCGGGCCGGTTGCACACCAAGACCGGTCTGATGGACGAACTGGGCAAGGTCAAGCGCGTGGTCGAGAAGCGCGCCGCGGTCGACGAGGTGCTGCTGGTGCTCGACGCGACCATCGGCCAGAACAGCCTGCCGCAGGCGAAGGTCTTCGCCGAGGTCGTCGACATCACCGGTGTGGTGCTGACCAAGCTGGACGGGACGGCCAAGGGCGGCATCGTGTTCCGCGTGCAGCAGGAACTCGGGGTGCCGGTCAAACTCGTCGGTCTGGGTGAGGGGCCCGACGATCTGGCGCCGTTCGAGCCGGGCGCGTTCGTCGACGCACTGCTGGGGTAG
- a CDS encoding ammonium transporter codes for MVLALPDESFAAFDSGDTAWVLASAALVLLMTPGLAFFYGGLSRQKSVLNMMMMSFGALGVVSVIYVLWGYSMSFSSGHTGGSDIAGIFDNPFSLFGLSQLLETREIDGTELSVIGGFGTVPAIVWVGFQLTFAVITVALISGALAERVKFGTWLVFSGLWVTLVYFPLAHMVWGGGLLSDNERGFASWLFGTTEGDDGSVSATVAPIDFAGGTVVHINAGMAALVLAIIVGRRRNFGKMAFRPHNIPWVMLGAALLWFGWFGFNVGSEGAADAVSGLVWVNTTAATAAAMLGWLLVERIRDGHPTSVGAASGIVAGLVAITPACGALSPVGSLILGAIAGALSALAISLKYKFGYDDSLDVVGVHLVAGLWGTVAIGLFATETGLFYGGGIQQLVVQIVIAVVATVFTAVMTAIIALALKPMGWRVTDEDEATGIDETEHAETAYELA; via the coding sequence GTGGTCTTAGCCCTACCTGACGAATCGTTCGCCGCATTCGACAGCGGCGATACGGCGTGGGTGCTCGCGAGCGCCGCGCTGGTGTTGCTGATGACGCCGGGCCTGGCGTTCTTCTACGGCGGACTTTCTCGGCAGAAATCCGTACTGAACATGATGATGATGTCTTTTGGAGCCCTGGGCGTCGTCAGCGTTATCTACGTACTGTGGGGCTACTCGATGTCGTTCTCGTCCGGCCACACCGGTGGCAGCGACATCGCGGGTATCTTCGACAACCCGTTCTCGCTGTTCGGCCTGAGCCAGCTGCTCGAGACGCGTGAGATCGACGGCACCGAGCTGTCGGTGATCGGCGGCTTCGGCACCGTCCCCGCGATCGTGTGGGTGGGCTTCCAGCTGACGTTCGCGGTGATCACCGTCGCGCTGATCAGCGGTGCGCTGGCCGAGCGCGTCAAGTTCGGCACCTGGCTGGTGTTCTCGGGCCTGTGGGTCACCCTGGTGTATTTCCCGCTGGCGCACATGGTTTGGGGCGGCGGCCTGCTGTCCGACAACGAGCGTGGCTTCGCGTCGTGGCTGTTCGGTACCACCGAAGGCGATGACGGATCCGTCTCGGCCACCGTCGCGCCGATCGACTTCGCCGGTGGCACCGTGGTGCACATCAACGCCGGTATGGCGGCCCTCGTGCTCGCGATCATCGTCGGACGCCGCCGCAACTTCGGCAAGATGGCCTTCCGTCCGCACAACATCCCGTGGGTCATGCTCGGCGCCGCGCTGCTGTGGTTCGGCTGGTTCGGCTTCAACGTCGGCTCCGAGGGCGCTGCCGATGCGGTCTCCGGCCTGGTCTGGGTCAACACCACCGCCGCGACCGCGGCCGCGATGCTGGGCTGGCTGCTGGTGGAGCGCATCCGTGACGGTCACCCGACCAGCGTCGGTGCGGCCTCCGGTATCGTCGCCGGCCTCGTCGCCATCACGCCGGCCTGTGGTGCCCTGAGCCCGGTCGGCTCGCTGATCCTCGGCGCGATCGCCGGTGCGCTGTCGGCACTCGCGATCAGCCTGAAATACAAGTTCGGCTACGACGATTCGCTCGATGTCGTTGGCGTGCACCTGGTTGCGGGCCTGTGGGGCACCGTCGCCATCGGCCTGTTCGCCACGGAGACCGGCCTGTTCTACGGCGGCGGCATCCAGCAGCTGGTCGTCCAGATCGTGATCGCCGTCGTGGCAACCGTATTCACCGCCGTCATGACTGCCATCATTGCGTTGGCCCTCAAGCCGATGGGCTGGCGTGTGACAGATGAAGATGAGGCCACCGGTATCGATGAGACCGAGCATGCGGAAACGGCTTACGAGCTCGCCTGA
- a CDS encoding P-II family nitrogen regulator → MKLITAIVKPFTLEDVKTGLEQTGILGMTVSEVQGYGRQKGHTEVYRGAEYSVDFVPKVRVEVVVDDSAVDKVVDVIVQAARTGKIGDGKVWVSPVETVVRVRTGERGADAL, encoded by the coding sequence ATGAAGCTGATTACTGCGATCGTCAAGCCGTTCACGCTGGAAGATGTCAAGACGGGCCTGGAGCAGACGGGCATCTTGGGCATGACCGTCAGCGAGGTTCAGGGCTACGGGCGCCAGAAGGGCCATACTGAGGTGTACCGCGGTGCCGAGTACTCGGTGGACTTCGTGCCCAAGGTCCGGGTGGAGGTCGTCGTCGACGACTCCGCCGTCGACAAGGTCGTCGACGTCATCGTCCAGGCTGCGCGCACCGGGAAGATCGGTGACGGCAAGGTGTGGGTGAGCCCGGTGGAAACCGTGGTCCGTGTTCGCACCGGGGAGCGGGGAGCCGACGCCCTGTAG
- a CDS encoding [protein-PII] uridylyltransferase — MTEHKTQSAGASHKGAPAGSSRPANDLAAAVSQLLTGGPRQLDSAALRDALLDLYEFWLTTKATELGITADSGFAIVATGGLGRGEMLPYSDLDLMLLHDNMPVDVVTEVAEKLWYPLWDANIRLDHSVRTVPEALKVAGEDISVGLAMLDVRHIAGDADLSSLLVGGARRQWRIGIASRFEELVEHAQARWQRSGQIAHRAEPDLKSGRGGLRDVQLLNALAIAQLADVYPSRALASPTGTLGGAHLALLNVRTELHRVSGRGRELLLAQHADEIGAALRIGDRFDLARMLSDAARTVSYYVDSGIRTAANALPRRGFAALRRPVRRPLDEGVIEFAGEVILARDARPERDPGLVLRVAAASATTGLPIAVSTLSRLAETAPELRTPWPSQALKDLLVLLAAGPAAVATIEALDRTGLWGRLFPEWGAVRDLPPRDVVHIWTVDRHLVETVSRASAFTTRVSRPDLLLLGALCHDIGKGRGGDHSVIGAELATQIGTRLGLWPSDIDVLSKLVRYHLLLPETATRRDLQDPKTIAAVVDALGGDMVVLELLDVLAEADSLATGPGVWGDWKASLIGDLVRRCRLVMAGEPLPHPDPIDPRFLEIAADVGVHVELTPGDGQHIFNVTMIAPDRRGLLSKAAGVLALNSLRVHSASVNSHEGSAINTFVVSPHFGSPPAADLLRQQFVLALDGDLDVIGSLERREREAAQYPTTRAGEILAAVPANHVPAPPRLLWADGSNPGELIVQIRTIDRAGLLARLTAVFERDGVDIAWAKVTTLGSSVVDAFGITTADGRTEQVRQELERDLYAVLPTPPPAKPAEQAS; from the coding sequence ATGACAGAACACAAAACACAATCCGCCGGAGCCTCTCACAAGGGGGCTCCGGCGGGTTCGTCACGGCCGGCCAATGACCTGGCTGCGGCGGTCAGTCAGCTGCTCACCGGTGGTCCGCGGCAACTGGATTCGGCCGCGCTGCGTGACGCGCTGCTCGATCTCTACGAATTCTGGCTCACCACAAAGGCAACCGAACTCGGCATCACCGCCGACAGCGGCTTCGCGATCGTCGCGACCGGCGGTCTGGGGCGCGGCGAGATGCTGCCGTACTCAGACCTCGATCTGATGCTGCTGCACGACAACATGCCCGTGGACGTCGTCACCGAGGTGGCCGAGAAGCTGTGGTATCCGTTGTGGGACGCCAACATTCGCCTCGATCACAGCGTCAGGACGGTGCCTGAGGCGCTCAAGGTCGCCGGCGAGGACATCTCGGTGGGCCTGGCGATGCTCGACGTGCGCCACATCGCGGGTGACGCGGACCTGTCGTCGCTTCTGGTGGGCGGTGCCCGCAGGCAGTGGCGCATCGGGATCGCGTCGCGTTTCGAGGAACTCGTCGAACACGCGCAGGCGCGCTGGCAGCGCAGCGGCCAGATCGCGCACCGCGCCGAGCCCGACCTCAAGTCGGGGCGTGGCGGACTGCGCGACGTCCAGCTGCTCAACGCGCTCGCGATCGCGCAACTCGCCGACGTGTACCCCAGCCGCGCACTGGCCTCGCCCACCGGAACGCTCGGCGGTGCGCACCTGGCACTGCTCAACGTGCGCACCGAACTTCACCGCGTGTCCGGGCGCGGCCGTGAACTCCTGCTGGCGCAGCACGCCGACGAGATCGGTGCGGCACTGCGCATCGGCGACCGGTTCGACCTGGCGCGCATGCTCTCGGACGCGGCCCGCACCGTCAGCTACTACGTCGATTCGGGGATCCGTACGGCGGCCAACGCGTTGCCGCGCCGCGGATTCGCCGCGTTGCGTCGCCCCGTGCGCCGACCGCTCGACGAGGGCGTCATCGAGTTCGCCGGCGAGGTGATCCTCGCGCGCGACGCGCGGCCCGAACGCGACCCCGGCCTGGTGCTGCGGGTCGCGGCGGCCTCGGCCACCACGGGTCTTCCCATCGCGGTGTCCACGCTGAGCCGCCTGGCCGAGACCGCACCGGAACTGCGCACGCCGTGGCCGAGCCAGGCGCTCAAGGATCTGCTGGTGCTGCTGGCCGCGGGCCCCGCGGCGGTGGCGACCATCGAGGCGCTGGACCGCACGGGCCTGTGGGGCAGGCTCTTCCCCGAATGGGGTGCCGTGCGCGACCTGCCGCCGCGAGATGTGGTGCACATCTGGACCGTCGACCGGCATCTGGTCGAAACAGTTTCGCGGGCAAGTGCTTTCACCACCCGGGTGTCGCGGCCCGATCTGCTGCTGCTCGGCGCGCTGTGTCACGACATCGGCAAGGGCCGCGGCGGCGACCACAGCGTCATCGGCGCCGAGCTGGCCACGCAGATCGGCACGCGGCTGGGGCTGTGGCCGTCGGACATCGACGTGCTGTCCAAGCTCGTGCGCTACCACCTGCTGCTGCCGGAGACGGCAACCCGGCGGGATCTGCAGGACCCCAAGACCATCGCCGCGGTCGTCGACGCGCTGGGCGGCGACATGGTGGTGCTGGAACTGCTCGACGTGCTCGCCGAGGCCGATTCGCTGGCCACCGGACCGGGTGTGTGGGGCGACTGGAAGGCGTCGCTGATCGGGGATCTGGTGCGCCGCTGCCGGCTGGTGATGGCCGGTGAACCGCTGCCGCACCCGGATCCCATCGACCCGCGGTTCCTCGAGATCGCCGCGGACGTCGGGGTGCACGTCGAACTCACGCCGGGCGACGGTCAGCACATCTTCAACGTCACGATGATCGCGCCCGACCGCCGGGGCCTGCTGTCGAAGGCCGCAGGCGTGCTGGCGCTCAACTCGCTGCGGGTGCATTCGGCGTCGGTGAACAGCCACGAGGGTTCGGCGATCAACACGTTCGTGGTGTCCCCGCACTTCGGTTCGCCGCCCGCGGCCGATCTGCTGCGCCAGCAGTTCGTGCTGGCACTCGACGGCGATCTGGACGTGATCGGCTCGCTGGAGCGACGTGAGCGCGAGGCCGCACAGTATCCGACCACGCGTGCGGGGGAGATCCTCGCCGCGGTGCCTGCCAACCACGTGCCCGCACCGCCGCGCCTGCTGTGGGCCGACGGCAGCAATCCCGGTGAGCTGATCGTGCAGATCCGCACGATCGACCGCGCTGGTCTGCTCGCGCGGCTCACCGCGGTGTTCGAACGCGACGGCGTCGACATCGCGTGGGCCAAGGTGACCACGCTGGGCTCGTCGGTGGTCGACGCGTTCGGGATCACCACCGCCGACGGCCGCACCGAGCAGGTGCGTCAGGAACTCGAGCGCGACCTGTACGCGGTGCTGCCCACCCCGCCGCCTGCCAAGCCCGCCGAACAGGCCAGCTGA
- a CDS encoding helix-turn-helix transcriptional regulator codes for MDRDALAEFLRRRREAIRPQDVGLPEGPRRRTAGLRREEVAQLTGMSVDYYGRLEQARGPQPSPQMLRALARALRLTDDERDHLYRLAGHAVPDRGGLSTHVRPALLFVLDRMRDAAAFVCTDTGIMLAQNAMAKLLMGDLTTAETTVEASMIWQWFIDPVVREQFPDVEHDQHSRIMVADLRAAWARRRTEADMRELVDGLLARSPEFAELWSRHEVAVRRLQRKTFSTHVGPITLDCEVLAAADGQQLVVLTPPAGSSAADDLRLLTVIGDQALG; via the coding sequence ATGGACCGAGACGCGCTGGCCGAGTTCCTGCGCCGGCGCAGGGAGGCGATCAGGCCGCAGGACGTCGGACTGCCCGAGGGCCCGCGGCGGCGCACCGCGGGCCTGCGACGAGAAGAGGTCGCGCAGCTGACGGGCATGTCGGTGGACTACTACGGCCGGCTCGAACAGGCCCGCGGCCCGCAGCCGTCACCGCAGATGCTGCGGGCGCTGGCTCGCGCCCTGCGCCTCACCGACGACGAACGGGACCACCTCTACCGCCTGGCGGGTCACGCCGTACCGGACCGGGGCGGGCTCTCGACACATGTGCGTCCCGCGCTGCTGTTCGTCCTGGACCGCATGCGCGACGCCGCCGCGTTCGTGTGCACCGACACCGGGATCATGCTGGCGCAGAACGCCATGGCCAAACTTCTGATGGGCGACCTCACCACCGCCGAGACCACGGTGGAGGCCAGCATGATCTGGCAGTGGTTCATCGATCCTGTTGTGCGCGAACAGTTCCCGGACGTCGAGCACGACCAGCACAGCCGCATCATGGTGGCCGACCTGCGCGCGGCGTGGGCCCGGCGACGCACCGAAGCCGATATGCGCGAACTCGTCGACGGCCTGCTGGCGCGCAGCCCCGAGTTCGCCGAACTGTGGTCGCGTCACGAGGTGGCCGTGCGGCGCCTGCAGCGCAAGACCTTTTCGACGCACGTCGGACCCATCACGCTGGACTGTGAGGTCCTGGCCGCCGCGGACGGCCAGCAGCTCGTCGTGCTCACGCCGCCCGCCGGATCCTCGGCGGCCGACGATCTGCGCCTGCTCACCGTGATCGGCGACCAGGCCCTCGGCTGA
- a CDS encoding aldo/keto reductase — protein sequence MRTKTLGTLTTSAVGLGCMAMSGPYGEADRAESIATVQAALDAGITLLDTADFYGSGHNEMLLAEALRGRARDTYLLSVKFGAQIGPGVTWLGFDARSVAVKSAVAYSLQRLGTDHIDICRPARLDPAVPIEETVGAIGELVDAGYVRHIGLSEVGSDTIRRAASVRPIADLQIEYSLMSRGIENDILDTCRELGIGITAYGVLSRGLLSGHWTPGGGREGDARSAYPRFSGANFERNLALVDALRGVADELGVSAAQAAIAWVATRGDDVVPLIGARTRTRLSEALGAVDLTLTGEQLARIESAVPADEVAGDRYTAQQMAALDSERVPADHP from the coding sequence ATGCGAACCAAGACACTGGGAACCCTGACCACCTCGGCGGTCGGCCTCGGCTGCATGGCGATGTCGGGACCGTACGGCGAAGCCGATCGCGCCGAGAGCATCGCCACCGTCCAGGCCGCGCTCGACGCGGGCATCACCTTGCTGGACACCGCCGACTTCTACGGCAGCGGGCACAACGAGATGCTGCTCGCCGAGGCGCTGCGCGGCAGGGCCCGCGACACCTACCTTCTGAGCGTGAAGTTCGGCGCCCAGATCGGCCCCGGCGTCACCTGGCTCGGCTTCGACGCGCGATCCGTGGCCGTCAAGAGCGCGGTGGCGTATTCACTGCAGCGTCTCGGGACCGACCACATCGACATCTGCCGCCCCGCGCGTCTGGACCCCGCGGTCCCCATCGAGGAAACCGTCGGCGCCATAGGCGAACTCGTCGACGCCGGCTACGTGCGGCACATCGGGCTGTCGGAGGTGGGCTCGGACACGATCCGGCGGGCGGCCTCGGTGCGTCCCATCGCCGACCTGCAGATCGAGTACTCGTTGATGTCACGCGGCATCGAGAACGACATCCTCGACACCTGCCGTGAGCTGGGTATCGGCATCACCGCGTACGGCGTGCTCTCACGCGGTCTGCTCAGCGGCCACTGGACGCCGGGCGGCGGCCGAGAAGGCGACGCCCGCTCGGCGTATCCGCGGTTCTCGGGCGCCAATTTCGAGCGCAACCTGGCGCTGGTCGACGCGCTGCGCGGCGTGGCCGACGAGCTGGGCGTGTCAGCGGCGCAGGCCGCGATCGCCTGGGTGGCCACCCGCGGTGACGACGTCGTACCGCTGATCGGCGCACGCACCCGCACGCGCCTGTCCGAGGCCCTCGGCGCCGTCGATCTGACGCTCACCGGTGAACAGCTCGCGCGCATCGAATCGGCCGTGCCTGCCGACGAGGTGGCGGGGGACCGTTACACCGCCCAGCAGATGGCGGCCCTCGACTCCGAGCGCGTTCCCGCCGACCACCCCTGA
- the ffh gene encoding signal recognition particle protein yields the protein MFESLSDRLTGALQGLRGKGRLTDADIDATTREIRLALLEADVSLPVVRAFVARIKERAKGAEVSAALNPAQQVVKIVNEELIGILGGETRQLAFAKTPPTVIMLAGLQGAGKTTLAGKLAKWLKDKGHSPLLVACDLQRPGAVNQLQIVGERAGVAVFAPHPGTAPGAHETEGAGPGDPVAVAAAGLAEAKTKLYDVVIVDTAGRLGIDDVLMAQAAGIRDAVQPDETLFVLDAMIGQDAVATAEAFREGVGFTGVVLTKLDGDARGGAALSVREVTGVPILFASAGEKLEDFDVFHPDRMASRILGMGDVLTLIEQAEQVFDAQKAEEAAAKIGTGELTLEDFLEQMLTIRKMGPIGNLLGMLPGAGQMKDALAAVDDKQLDRVQAIIRGMTPQERADPKIINASRRLRIANGSGVTVSEVNQLVDRFFEARKMMSSMAGQMGMGFGRKSATRKAAKSKGKKGKNAKKGKGPTQPKVRNPLGAAGLPGGFPDLSNMPKGLDELPPGLADFDLSKLKFPNK from the coding sequence GTGTTTGAAAGCCTGTCTGACCGGTTGACCGGTGCCCTGCAGGGGCTACGTGGCAAGGGGCGGTTGACCGACGCCGACATCGATGCCACGACGCGCGAGATCAGGTTGGCCCTGCTGGAGGCAGACGTCTCGCTGCCGGTCGTGCGTGCGTTCGTCGCGCGCATCAAGGAGCGCGCGAAGGGTGCGGAGGTCTCCGCGGCGCTCAACCCCGCGCAGCAGGTGGTCAAGATCGTCAACGAGGAGCTCATCGGCATCCTCGGTGGCGAGACCCGCCAGCTGGCGTTCGCCAAGACGCCGCCGACGGTCATCATGCTGGCCGGTCTGCAGGGTGCCGGTAAGACCACCCTGGCGGGCAAGCTCGCCAAGTGGCTCAAGGACAAGGGTCACAGCCCGCTGCTCGTGGCGTGTGACCTGCAGCGCCCCGGCGCGGTCAACCAGCTGCAGATCGTCGGTGAACGTGCGGGCGTCGCGGTGTTCGCGCCGCACCCGGGTACCGCGCCCGGCGCCCACGAGACCGAGGGCGCAGGCCCCGGCGACCCGGTCGCGGTGGCCGCCGCGGGTCTGGCCGAGGCCAAGACCAAGCTGTATGACGTCGTGATCGTCGACACCGCGGGCCGCCTGGGCATCGACGACGTGCTGATGGCGCAGGCCGCGGGCATCCGCGACGCCGTGCAGCCCGACGAGACGCTGTTCGTGCTCGACGCGATGATCGGTCAGGACGCGGTCGCGACGGCCGAGGCGTTCCGCGAGGGCGTCGGCTTCACCGGCGTGGTGCTCACCAAGCTCGACGGCGACGCGCGCGGTGGTGCCGCGCTGTCGGTCCGCGAGGTCACGGGCGTGCCGATCCTGTTCGCGTCGGCCGGCGAGAAGCTCGAGGACTTCGACGTCTTCCATCCCGACCGCATGGCCAGCCGGATCCTCGGCATGGGTGACGTGCTCACGCTCATCGAGCAGGCCGAGCAGGTCTTCGACGCCCAGAAGGCCGAGGAGGCCGCCGCCAAGATCGGCACCGGTGAGCTGACGCTGGAGGACTTCCTCGAGCAGATGCTCACGATCCGCAAGATGGGGCCGATCGGCAACCTCTTGGGCATGCTGCCCGGCGCGGGGCAGATGAAGGACGCGCTGGCCGCGGTCGACGACAAGCAACTCGACCGCGTGCAGGCCATCATCCGCGGTATGACGCCGCAGGAACGCGCCGATCCGAAGATCATCAACGCGTCGCGCCGCCTGCGCATCGCCAACGGCTCCGGTGTCACGGTGTCGGAGGTCAACCAGCTCGTCGACCGGTTCTTCGAGGCCCGCAAGATGATGTCCTCGATGGCCGGGCAGATGGGCATGGGGTTCGGGCGCAAGAGCGCGACCCGCAAGGCCGCCAAGAGCAAGGGCAAGAAGGGCAAGAACGCCAAGAAGGGGAAGGGACCGACCCAGCCGAAGGTGCGCAACCCGTTGGGCGCGGCGGGGCTGCCCGGTGGCTTCCCGGACCTGTCGAACATGCCCAAGGGCCTCGACGAACTGCCGCCCGGTCTGGCCGACTTCGACCTGTCGAAGCTGAAGTTCCCCAACAAGTAG
- a CDS encoding amidohydrolase family protein — protein MSALHVRGRGLPDGEPVEWWIADGVLSAEPIAGADTVFGAGGELGWIIPGLVDAHCHVGLGPGGAVGIDEAVAQAETERDAGALLLRDAGSPLDTRSLDDREDLPRIIRAGRHLARPKRYLPGVPIDIEDESQLPAVVAEQARWGDGWVKLIGDWIDRGAGDLAPLWSDDVLRAAIDAAHAEGARVTAHVFGEDALPGLIGAGIDCIEHGTGLTDDTIASMVEHGTALVPTLINVETFPGIADAAGKYPTYARHMRDLYASCYERVAAAHDAGVPIFAGTDAGGTIGHGRISDEVEALKRIGMTPTHALGAACWDARAWLGRPGLEHGASADLLCFDEDPRVAGADHPDLVILRGRIF, from the coding sequence GTGTCCGCGCTGCACGTCCGCGGCCGCGGTCTGCCCGACGGTGAACCCGTCGAGTGGTGGATCGCCGACGGCGTGCTGTCCGCGGAGCCGATCGCGGGCGCCGACACCGTGTTCGGCGCGGGCGGCGAACTCGGTTGGATCATCCCGGGTCTGGTCGACGCGCACTGTCACGTCGGCCTCGGTCCTGGCGGCGCGGTCGGCATCGACGAGGCCGTCGCGCAGGCCGAGACCGAACGCGATGCCGGTGCGCTGCTGCTGCGCGACGCCGGATCGCCTCTGGACACACGCAGTTTGGACGATCGCGAGGATCTGCCGCGCATCATCCGTGCGGGCAGGCACCTCGCACGGCCCAAGCGCTACCTGCCCGGCGTGCCGATCGACATCGAGGACGAATCGCAGTTGCCCGCCGTGGTGGCCGAGCAGGCGCGGTGGGGCGACGGCTGGGTCAAGCTGATAGGCGACTGGATCGACCGTGGTGCAGGCGATCTCGCGCCGCTGTGGTCCGACGACGTGCTCAGGGCCGCGATCGACGCCGCACACGCCGAGGGTGCGCGGGTCACCGCGCACGTGTTCGGCGAGGACGCCCTGCCCGGCCTGATCGGCGCGGGCATCGACTGCATCGAGCACGGCACGGGCCTGACCGACGACACCATCGCGTCGATGGTCGAACACGGCACGGCGCTGGTGCCGACCCTGATCAACGTCGAGACCTTCCCGGGCATCGCCGACGCGGCGGGCAAGTACCCGACCTACGCCAGGCACATGCGGGATCTGTACGCCTCGTGCTACGAGCGTGTCGCGGCCGCGCACGATGCGGGTGTGCCGATCTTCGCGGGCACCGACGCGGGCGGCACCATCGGCCACGGCCGCATCTCCGACGAGGTCGAGGCGCTCAAACGTATCGGCATGACCCCCACTCACGCGCTCGGCGCGGCGTGCTGGGACGCGCGGGCCTGGCTCGGCCGTCCCGGACTCGAGCACGGCGCATCGGCCGATCTGCTGTGCTTCGACGAGGATCCGCGCGTGGCCGGTGCGGACCATCCGGATCTGGTGATCCTGCGCGGCCGCATTTTCTAG